A genomic region of Natronoarchaeum mannanilyticum contains the following coding sequences:
- the purM gene encoding phosphoribosylformylglycinamidine cyclo-ligase, with protein sequence MSDDEDRLTYSEAGVDIEESEAATAALLDAVGNVVDTEYAGLLDIGDRFLGLATDGVGTKLLVAEALGDYSTVGIDCIAMNANDLVAAGVEPVAFVDYLAVEEPSEEFSEQVGDGLSAGAEEAGLALLGGETAVMPDVIDGLDLAGTCAGLSPKDATFDGEARPGDALVGFPSSGIHSNGLTLAREAVTRDHEYDDPFPPNPDRSIGEELLEPTRLYTYLLEPMREHGVRAAAHVTGGGWTNLERLGEHRYEITDPLPAQDVFEFVQREGNVADEEMHRTFNMGTGFVAAVPADRADALADATDGRVIGDVQEGDGVAIRGLEL encoded by the coding sequence ATGAGTGACGACGAGGACCGCCTCACCTACTCGGAGGCGGGCGTCGACATCGAGGAGAGCGAAGCGGCGACGGCGGCGCTGCTGGACGCCGTCGGCAACGTGGTCGACACGGAGTACGCCGGACTGCTGGACATCGGCGATCGCTTCCTGGGGCTGGCGACCGACGGCGTCGGGACGAAACTGCTCGTCGCCGAGGCGCTGGGCGACTACTCGACGGTCGGCATCGACTGCATCGCGATGAACGCAAACGATCTCGTCGCCGCCGGCGTCGAGCCGGTCGCGTTCGTCGACTACCTCGCTGTCGAGGAGCCCAGCGAGGAGTTCTCCGAGCAGGTCGGCGACGGTCTCTCGGCGGGCGCCGAGGAAGCCGGCCTCGCGCTGCTGGGCGGCGAGACGGCCGTGATGCCCGACGTGATCGACGGGCTGGACCTGGCGGGGACCTGCGCCGGCCTCTCCCCCAAGGACGCCACGTTCGACGGCGAGGCCCGGCCGGGCGACGCGCTGGTCGGCTTTCCCTCCAGCGGCATCCACTCGAACGGGCTGACGCTGGCCCGGGAAGCCGTCACGCGCGACCACGAGTACGACGATCCGTTCCCGCCGAATCCCGACCGCTCGATCGGCGAGGAGCTGCTGGAGCCGACGCGGCTCTACACCTACTTGCTCGAACCGATGCGCGAGCACGGCGTCCGCGCCGCGGCCCACGTCACCGGCGGCGGCTGGACCAACCTCGAACGGCTCGGCGAGCACCGCTACGAGATCACCGACCCGCTGCCCGCTCAGGACGTCTTCGAGTTCGTCCAGCGGGAGGGCAACGTCGCCGACGAGGAGATGCACCGCACGTTCAACATGGGCACCGGCTTTGTCGCGGCGGTTCCCGCGGATCGGGCGGACGCACTGGCGGACGCCACGGACGGGCGGGTCATCGGCGACGTGCAGGAGGGCGACGGCGTCGCGATTCGCGGGCTGGAGCTGTAA
- a CDS encoding nuclear transport factor 2 family protein → MTAEETVREYYEALERGDPLVPYFSEDATVKFGVGESLFGADEIAAALREQTRTTDDWHVESTGLDVTEREEFAWFGDEVALAWTDTETGQRWTFDTRWSATLEREDGEWAFVAMHVSAPRRL, encoded by the coding sequence ATGACCGCCGAGGAGACCGTCCGCGAGTACTACGAGGCTCTGGAGCGGGGCGACCCGCTCGTCCCGTACTTCTCGGAGGACGCGACCGTCAAGTTCGGCGTCGGCGAGTCGCTGTTCGGCGCCGACGAGATCGCGGCCGCGCTCCGCGAGCAGACGCGGACGACCGACGACTGGCACGTCGAGTCGACCGGCCTCGACGTCACCGAGCGCGAGGAGTTCGCGTGGTTCGGCGACGAGGTCGCCCTGGCTTGGACCGACACCGAGACGGGACAGCGCTGGACGTTCGACACCCGATGGAGCGCCACGTTAGAACGCGAGGACGGCGAGTGGGCGTTCGTCGCGATGCACGTCAGCGCGCCGCGGAGGCTCTAA
- a CDS encoding DUF2249 domain-containing protein codes for MTRIDAREIPPVQRHDKIHEAFHDLESGETLTIVNDHEPKPLFYEMQAEIDAFDADNYEVEQRAPEEFVAKFPKK; via the coding sequence ATGACAAGGATCGACGCCCGCGAGATTCCGCCGGTACAGCGCCACGACAAGATCCACGAGGCCTTCCACGACCTGGAGAGCGGCGAGACGCTCACGATCGTCAACGACCACGAGCCCAAGCCGCTGTTCTACGAGATGCAGGCCGAGATCGATGCGTTCGACGCCGACAACTACGAGGTCGAGCAGCGCGCGCCCGAGGAGTTCGTCGCGAAGTTCCCCAAGAAATAA
- a CDS encoding cupin domain-containing protein, translating to MVSLQSLDDLEGEPHAELFPGEEPQTIRLSLDEGEEIAPHQHPDRQIVFHQLSGAVDVTLGEETYELSPGDVARFDGDQYVSPKARSDSEALLVLAPREE from the coding sequence ATGGTGTCGCTCCAGTCGCTCGACGACCTGGAAGGCGAACCGCACGCCGAACTGTTCCCCGGCGAGGAGCCCCAGACGATCCGGCTCTCGCTCGACGAAGGCGAGGAGATCGCGCCCCACCAGCATCCGGACCGTCAGATCGTGTTTCACCAGCTGTCGGGCGCCGTCGACGTGACGCTGGGCGAGGAAACGTACGAACTCTCGCCGGGCGACGTCGCCCGGTTCGACGGCGACCAGTACGTCTCGCCGAAGGCCAGAAGCGACAGCGAGGCGCTGCTCGTGCTCGCGCCTCGCGAGGAATAG